The window GGATAAATAAAGTGCTTTATCTTATCCCTACAGTAAATACCTTAGTGGTGAGGCTAAGACGTTTGACAGTAGGCCCTCACAAGCACTGAATGAATAACACTTATTGGCCTTAAAAAAGGGCAATTTAATTGTGATATTCAATGTCTTGTCTTCAATTATTACCCTTTTGTTTTTGCCAGGGGAAGACCACTGtctcttaaaggaaaagttcacccaaaaaaagaagattcagtcatcatctactcactcccatgctgatggaaagtcgggtgaatTTTAGTGGTCAACGATACATTTGTGGAGTTTggcagtaaaagaaaaacactgcagcattctcctaaacaactgaagtagatggggacttgttttaaaatggaagaaataacacatgaaaaacaacaaaacaaacataaaatggctctgtACATTTCACCAGGTGTAATCTAAGTCTCTGAGATCCCAAGTTGATTTTAAGACATTATTTATgcccttttttaagctgaaatcttcacactAGTGGCTAAGCTAAAAGTATTAGCACGCACCTCATCTGAAGTGAGTGCATGAGCTTGACCCTGTTTTGCTATGAAGCCCCAGAATTGTTTtctggactacaaaacttcacctggctTTTCATCAACATAAGGGTGAGGATATAATGACTGACTCATTTTTTGGTGTCTTGCACAAGGTCACTACAGATAGTGGATGCTTACCAACATGGGCTCAACACCTAGCGATCTAACTGAAAGAACCTCACCTGTAAGCAACTTTTGTCCTTCGTAATAATTCCCCTTCgcaaaacacaactttttaattatttagactgaggagaggaaaaaaaaaacaaaacaaagggaaGCCAGGTGGATGAATCCGAATAAATACACCTTTTATTTGACTGATTAACAGATCTGATTATACAAACGCCAACACAGAGCTCTGAAATAACAGGACCAATCAGCGAGACAATGACTGTACATTCTTGGTGTGACCCTCCCTCGTTCGGACCCCCTTGCCCACCCACCACCCCGCCCGCCCGCAGTAACTATGGAACTGAATCACTAGTGCTTCTTTCTGTACAAGTAAAGCTCAGCTACCCACCCACTTACTACCCTCTACCACCCTCCCATTCCAGTGCACTGTGTTATCTACAGGTTTGAGCAGAATGTATCACCACGAGGGGAGGTTTGGCCAATTGTAGAACTTGGTGCCCTGACGGACCCAAGAGTATTTCTCAGATGTGAACTCTGACGTGTATTTATTTGTCATGTTTGGTTCGTGTAGTGTAGCAGACAGGCCTGCTGTAATAATAGTGTATGCACTGTTTTAAGAGCTTGTAGTGTAAGAGCatagtaatgtttttttttgccttttggtTGAAATGCAAACAGCCAAAAATCTCTCCTCGTCTAGGTTGAAGTAACTTCCTTAATATCCTAATCTGCGTcattctcactcacacacacacacgcacacacacaaatactggTAAGTTTGTCCcttcatcttaaaaaaaaactgtttgcaatttattttcaggcattttttttttgttctcaatCTCTTCCTCTGGCCAAGCGTGACTTGCCCCACATACATTAGACACACAATCACCCCTACAGTACCTAAGTGCAGATTCTTCAACATGCGCCCTTCAGCAGTTCCTACAGTAAAAACGCTAACTGTACCATCACAAGAAATGGATGGATAAAACGCCCTCGCTTTCACTCTTGCAATCAATCTTTTTCAACCTGCCTCTCACTTCATCCCGACCTCCACGCCCCCCCATTGGTCCCCCATACCCATTTACTCTCATGTAACAGACAGTCTCGTATGTAACAGTGACAAATACTCGCCCTCAGCCAAACAgccaggaggagaagagagaggggggggggaggggggggggggaggaggagaacgaGGTGTGAGGAGAAAGTGAAAAGACGACGGGGAGGCAAAACTGTGTGTCCGCTCCTCCTTTTCCCCCCTTACACCCCTCTTTCTCCCCACATCTTGGTGATGGAGTGGAGGGTGAGAGCGGAGGGAGGAATTGACAAGGGAGGTGGAAGATgactgaggtggaggagggggtggggggagagaaggagagcagGGTGAAGTGTGTTGGTCTTCATGTGTCCTGGCCGTCGGTGGCAGGCGTGTCGTTGGCATTGGGCAAGTCGGAGTCAGTCTCCCGGCTGGATATGCGGTCCAGCTCCGCCTGTACATCGCCCAGGCCCAGTTTGGAACCTGCATCGGATACATGCAGACATACAAATGAGTTCTACGTCGCAGAGAAAACacccaaataaataaaaacatttcaaccaGTGCGATAAATAAGTGCATTTTCGCAGCAGTGAGCGGTTAAGGCACAATGCAAAAAGCACAAAGGCAATTACACATGATGAAAATAAGAGCTGGGTGAAACATTCTTATTGCACTAAATATGCCAATCATGCCTTTAGTATGAATTGTCCTTTTGTTAACCATTGAATGACAGGCGCATCATTTCATTAGTACGGAACAAGGTTTCATTCAGGTTTCTATGTTGTAGTATGTATGACATACTGAGAGCTACAACCATTAAAGCTGCTGGAAGTCATCATTTTTGCTAACTTGctgtccctcctctctacatcaccacatgAACACGCAGCGATAATtgccagacatagcagcaagCAGGAGGACCTGCTCTCTGCATGACCGCCTCTTTATttagttctctgtcctgattggataaagtgggcagggataccagaaaatgtcttttctcttgtccTGCATGAgggtgattactgttggaatatagagctgtTTAACATTCAGTTCAATAAAAATTTATCACTACAGCAgttttaattgattagttgtcaaccaTTAAACTAAtctccaactattttgataatcgattacTTGGTTTGACAAATTTGtgaggaaaaatgttttaaattctcTAAtattagtctttaaaatgtgattttcattcattcatcagctttttcaccattttatagaccaaacaactcatcgattaatcaagaaattAATCAACAGACTGATCATAAACGAAAATAAttgtcagttgcagccctagataTACTAAATAGATATTATCTAGTTTAAACAGACCAACGTGGAAGACACATCGCAAATATATAACTTCCCTTATTGTCCAGCCTTAGTCAGAATCATGTGTAATGCTTGTGGCAGATGTTAGTCATGAGAAATGCAATGCAGCATGCCAAAACAAATGTGGAGGAGCAGAATGGAGTCAGGGAAGTTAGGAGGGGAGAAATTAAGAGGTGCAATTGTCATAAAATCATTAATCAATCAAGTGAAATCCTCTCATGACTGGGACTTTCTTCCCCAACCAAATAGGAGATAAGAAAAGAGTGCAGCCATGAGACATGTTGGcctttttgcttcttttttaaacagttcACAAATCTTGCCACTTCTATGAAATCAATATACACCTATACTTATACATTAAAGCTAGATCCAATGAGACGTCTTCCCTTCACATTAACAAGACCCCTGAAATGCATATGGTGCAAAAGTGTTCAACAGCCATGGGATCATCTCCTGAACCACAACTGTGGAGATTTGCTTACTTCCTGACTTATAACTTTCATATAGTCTAATCTAATTatctaaattaataaattaatagcTCATAAGACGTAAATGTGTGATACAGGAGGCTTGATCCCAGCATTGTTCCTCCTTGGATGCTGGAGAAAGTTGGAGGCTcaggggagagggggagggtgGGGGTCAAAAAGATGCTTCTGAGAGTGATGACGTACACAAGCGTTAATAAATGAGGATTATGTCTTTCACACACACCTTAACGTGGCCAGCATCCTCTGActagtgcacacacacacacacattatgatGATGTTAACAGTGAGACTGCACAACAGGCTATGAGCATAGTTAAGAGTGAAAATATGTAAGATGATCATAAAGATGATGAGTGATTGTCCGTGTGGTTAGATGCACTCAGACCCTTTTATGACTCTTTACCATGTGTTAAGTTCATGTCTGGAGTAGAGGACAGGAGAGTGAAGaagtgagaaaatgaaagatgGAAAATGGGaggtgaaaactgaaaaaagaagcTGAGTGATGActgaaaatgacattaaagCCCAAAACACAATTGAATGAATTATTGTTAAATTATCCAACAAAGCCTCCAACACCTCGTGTGCATTCTCACCTGACTTGCGGACTGTTCCTGGAGTGTTGTTACCGCCACCTGGCGTCCCGGGCCCTCCTGTCCCCGCTTTCTTTGTCAGTAGACTGTTGAAAAAGTTGGCCAACACGCCCTCACTGGTCTGACCTGCAGCGAACAGCGACGAgagttaaaaacacacacacacacacacaagccacgCACTGACTGAGCGATGGTCATGGGTGCAGTGCTGAAATGCTCTGACGTACCCGACTGTGGCATGGCGTTTGCTACGTTGGCCGCTGCGGAGCGATTACTCGTTCTGGGGGAACCGGTGGGCGCTCTGCTGGTGGTGTCCTACGAAAAGCAAGAGTGTAtttcacacacatggacacTGAAGGGACGGTTTCTTTATCCTAAGAGCCAAAActaggggaaaaaaagagcactCACCACTGGCCGCCCTGCTGTCACAGCGGGCTGTTTGGCAAGCAGCGACTGCAAATGAGAGCACAATATGCGCACTCACTCCAATTAGTATTTCATTAACATATCAAGACTCTCAAGTCACATTTAACTGGAGTACCAACAAGCAGCAAACCAAATGGCatcaacaaaatatgaatgttttctgaCCTGCAGTTTTACCAGAAACACTTGGTCATCTTCTGCCTGAATCTCCTTTTCATGTACAATCTGGTGACAGGGAGGagaattaaatcattttatttaagaCCTTTTCGCATCTCCCCAACCTGCTGATAAAATAGATTGGATAAAACTGTCATGATCCCCGCAGGGATACTGGGTAAAGCTGAGTgcatctgctgtgaaaaatgatGTAGGAGGTAATGATAGATAATATTACGGCAGTAATCAATCTGTTAAGCTGCAAGCTTAGCTCGTTTAAGAGGATCTTTCCAAGTTAGACGTTTAATCACAGGGTGCCAACAGGTGTCAGACTCAGAAATGTTATGCTTTTTAAAGTATAAGTTCCCCCCaaaatgataattcagtcattgtccACTCGGATGGAAAGTTTcctagtccacaaaacatttctgaatgttttgctgtgaagctccagaaatgttttgtgaactatgagacgtcacctgactttccaccaGCATGacggtgagtagataatgaataCATTACATGAATACAGCCTTTACCTTTCTGACTGGTGGTTTGACTACTACGTCCTCAAAGCTGTCGTCTGATTTTACTGTCTGGAAGTTCTCATGAAGTATGGCAATCTTCTTCTCATTGTCCCAACCTGATGGACTGATGGAGCAGAGGACAGGTTACAAACCAGATACAGGTGACCTCACAGTCCTCCTGGCACATATAAGCCCCGTTTCCATTGAGCAGCCCGGTTTAGTTTGGTTCAGCTCGTTTCACTTTGGAACGTGATTTttgcagaccactgattggtcagtcaGAACAGCCAGAGCCGTCTTGTCCTCTGCGCTCTGATGTGAGATCTCACTTCCTGCTTCttcagcagtcttctgtctcgctgcctgAAGCCTTTTCTCAAGTAAAGCTTGTTTCCTTGTTGTTATAAACAACTACACGAGTGTGCTGTGTGTAGAGATGAGTGAACGGCAGGAAGGCGACGATGAATGCGAGCGGAGCAGAAGGAACAGTTGCTATAACAGTCGGGCTGTAATGTAGAGTACAGGTCACAGTGTGTCAGCAGTTACCCCGAAGCCGGCCGGCCACCAACAATTAAGGGTACTTTTTGCAGtggaaacacaaagcacagccGGCGTTTAGGTACAGTTACCAGGGGTTACTTAGGGTTCAAAGGGTACTATACTGAAAGTACTTCAGTGGAAATGCagctatatacacacacaaaggcaaGCTTACATGAAGACAGCATCTCTTTCCACCACTTGTGCCGGGCAGTGGAAGGGAAAGCCGTAGAGTCTGTGGACCAGATATTTGTACAGGATGTCCAGGTTCTTCATCTCCTTCACTGACGTGTAAACCAGAGACGCTCCGTCTGATACGGCTGTCAAGGATATTTTCAACAACACCATTTCTACATAcaggaacagaaacaaaacGAACACCACAGTGATAAAACAAAAGCTACATCTCTTAATAACAGTAGCTAATTGATACCAGTACACAGAAAACAACTACCGTGCAGTCGTGGGATCGTTTGAAACGCAATAACcttcaaaaatgtaatatggTTTTCACTCGGCATTGACTAGAgattctgaaaaacaaacactttcaaaCAATACTGGGGAGTCTATGACTTTTATCGAACTCTCGCTGCAACAAAGCAATATCAACAACAGCAGTTCGGATGCACTTACAGTGGCCAAAATCCAGCAATAATAAAACTGCTTTGGCCGGAGAACAAAACACCTTGTTATAGCGATCACTCAGCTGTATCACCATCCGTCATCTCTTAGCAGCTGGATGCTAGGAGAGCACAGGCCAAAATGTGAACGAATGCCTTAAATCTCAGCGTCTGACAGGAAGATCTGCAGAGTCAGTGGTATCGATCAACAGTTCCTTTGAAACCCCTGCGTATACTGTGCTGATCAATGGCTTCATTGTTATAAATCTGTTGTTTGTGCACCTTTTTGGCCGTGCACATCGGCTGAGGGCGGAGGCAATGTTTAGTGAAggatacactgcagacagaaaCGTCTGATGTGAGACTGAATGAAGTCCAGGTGTTCGTCTCTGTAGTCGTGCTCCTTCTCCAACGTGCTGATGGCGTCACACTGAGGTAACATGAGCAGGTGTTAGACAGATGTGTGCAAGTACAcgcaacacaataaaaatagaaagaCTTATCTTTAAATCTGCAGTGACTGAGTGTGTGCGCGCACCTTGGTGCAGACCACCACCACTGGTATCCccaggttgtgtgtgagtgtgttgtctCCTAACGGCAGCAGCACGCTCTCCTCATCTTCACTCCTCCTCTGCGGGGTGCCGTCCTCTCCACTGCCTGGCTCTGTGTACTCCTGGAACTGTTTTACAACTACACATACGACGATAAACAAAAAGTGAGACCTGACAGAAGTGACAGTTTTTTAAGAATGTTATCATTCTAATAGCTGGACTTCGTGAGAAAAATCCTTGGAGGGTTTTTTGGTCTGATGAAAagcttgaaaaatattgatattcgaTACCATTAGATTTTTACTAAAAGGTAAATATAACAAAGattgtgtactgtgtgtcaGGAACAACAGCATGTAAATGAATACTTCTGTAGGAGGTGGGGCTTTCAGGTGGATTCAGAAGCGATATGCGTCAACACTTCACTGCTTTTGACAACACTATAAAGACGCTCTTCATCTTCACCAGGCTCTTAATGTCAGTGTGACTCACGTCTGTGCTCCAGCTCCCGCAGCGTTTCCGGGGCGACCCGGAGTTTGTCGATGTGTTCCCTCGCCACGGCGGCCCACTTCTGGAGAGAGTCTAGGGCGTTCCATGGCCGCGACATGTCAACTGTTATCAGCAGCAACGTGTCGCCGATCGAGTCCACTGGCACAGCTACGCCCTGCAGACCTTTGTGGTAAAGGTCTCCGTCTAACACCCAGGCATTACACCTGGTCTGGTCTGAACACACACGAGACGTATCGAGATAAATACACAATCCAGTCCAACAATACTGCTGGATTATTTTAGAGGTACTCTCTAGTGGAAAAAGAGACAACTGGTTACCATCAATGTCGTCGTCATGGACGCTGAAGTAGAGGTATTCCAGGCCACGCCCTTTCATGTACTCTTCAATCCCCTGTAGCTTCGCAACCAGGGTGGTTTTCCCCGAACCCACCTCacctaaacacacagacaaaatcaGTAAATAACTAAATTATGGATAGAGGACTCGTCCATACACAATCATCGGctataatgataatgatagaATAGTTTCGATTAGTAATTAATATTTGGCTAAAGCATGTTAAACGCCAACACGCCGGACCACAGCTGAAGGGTTACGATCATGTCTCCTGCTGTCCTCCCTCATGCTATGAGAAGTCCACAGTGACATTTCAAaattgcttcttcttctttttttttttttttttaaaccaacatATCAAAACCAAAAGATAACTCAGTTTACTTATTACAGTTTATACACACTAGGGTTGCAGCAGTGTGACATTTTCACTGCATGATGACCATCACAGAATATATCACTGTTTCACGGCGTCAAGGTATACATACTATGACCGTTAAAAATATTGAAAGCAGAAGACGTTA is drawn from Pagrus major chromosome 3, Pma_NU_1.0 and contains these coding sequences:
- the dync1li1 gene encoding cytoplasmic dynein 1 light intermediate chain 1, with protein sequence MATSGRSALLSSSSTGPKSTLESSNPEEDDGQDLWSTILSEVSTHSRSKLPSGKNVLVMGEVGSGKTTLVAKLQGIEEYMKGRGLEYLYFSVHDDDIDDQTRCNAWVLDGDLYHKGLQGVAVPVDSIGDTLLLITVDMSRPWNALDSLQKWAAVAREHIDKLRVAPETLRELEHRLVKQFQEYTEPGSGEDGTPQRRSEDEESVLLPLGDNTLTHNLGIPVVVVCTKCDAISTLEKEHDYRDEHLDFIQSHIRRFCLQYGASLVYTSVKEMKNLDILYKYLVHRLYGFPFHCPAQVVERDAVFIPSGWDNEKKIAILHENFQTVKSDDSFEDVVVKPPVRKIVHEKEIQAEDDQVFLVKLQSLLAKQPAVTAGRPVDTTSRAPTGSPRTSNRSAAANVANAMPQSGQTSEGVLANFFNSLLTKKAGTGGPGTPGGGNNTPGTVRKSGSKLGLGDVQAELDRISSRETDSDLPNANDTPATDGQDT